One part of the Mariniflexile litorale genome encodes these proteins:
- a CDS encoding glycoside hydrolase family 97 protein, giving the protein MKKSLIILLLCSFYNIGAQELKSPSKEVIVHFFLNAEGEPNYTVSYKGKDVITASKLGVLLKDGTQLTHDFKVIHSSESSVDEVWEPVLGEQSSIRNHYNELKLELKQNGTNKLLDIVFKVYDEGLAFRYEFPFENKVNYFVISDESTEFNLTGDHKAFWIPGDFDSQEYAYNETKLSEIDISKLDLNNGIALKSITSNFRVQSPLMMKSDNGLYINIFEAAVNNYPVMHLDLITETFQLKSSLVPNALGDKAYLRTPGFTPWRTIMVSDDARAIVASKMILNLNEPSNIDDTSWIKPMKYVGIWWEMHVGISTWDYAGSQNAQNVESKALIPSGKHGATTANTKRYIDFAAKHGFDGVLVEGWNVGWEDWFGNWKEDVFDFITPYPDFDMEEVSNYAQSKGVKMIMHHETSGSVANYERHLDRAMNLMKQYHYPAVKSGYVGRIIPRGEFHDGQMMVNHFNFVAQRMADNKLLLNSHESSRPTGYHRTYPNYVASEAARGNEFNAWSSGNPPAHETILPFTRLLGGPMDYTPGIFEIQRSAYDSKKTEQVHSTLAKQLALYVTMYSPLQMAADLPQNYEQHLDAFQFIKDVPLDWQASIYLEAEPGDFLTVVRKDKKSENWFLGAITDENSRKTDIKLDFLTPNKKYIATIYQDGKDAHWKHNPKSYAINSVTVTSKSKLKINLAAGGGTAVSFELKK; this is encoded by the coding sequence TTGAAAAAATCACTCATCATATTATTGCTTTGTTCATTTTATAATATAGGAGCTCAAGAGCTAAAGTCGCCTTCCAAAGAAGTTATAGTTCATTTCTTTTTAAATGCAGAAGGGGAACCCAATTATACCGTTTCATATAAAGGAAAGGACGTTATTACAGCGAGTAAATTAGGTGTGTTATTAAAAGACGGTACCCAGTTAACACATGATTTTAAAGTGATTCATTCTAGTGAAAGTTCCGTAGATGAGGTATGGGAGCCTGTTTTAGGTGAGCAGTCTTCCATAAGAAATCATTACAACGAATTGAAACTTGAACTCAAACAAAACGGAACCAATAAGCTATTAGATATTGTTTTTAAAGTTTATGATGAAGGTCTTGCATTTCGTTATGAATTTCCGTTCGAAAATAAAGTGAATTACTTTGTTATTTCAGATGAAAGCACGGAATTTAACTTAACAGGAGATCATAAAGCTTTTTGGATTCCAGGAGATTTTGATAGTCAGGAATATGCCTATAATGAGACCAAACTATCTGAAATTGATATTTCAAAATTAGACTTGAATAATGGTATTGCACTTAAAAGTATCACTAGTAATTTTAGAGTACAATCACCATTAATGATGAAATCCGATAATGGGTTGTACATCAATATTTTTGAAGCAGCGGTAAATAATTATCCCGTCATGCATTTGGATCTAATTACTGAAACCTTTCAATTAAAATCCAGTTTAGTGCCTAATGCCCTTGGTGATAAAGCTTATTTAAGAACACCAGGATTTACGCCATGGCGTACCATAATGGTAAGTGACGACGCAAGAGCTATTGTAGCTTCTAAAATGATTTTAAATTTAAATGAACCCAGTAACATTGATGATACCTCTTGGATAAAACCCATGAAGTACGTGGGTATTTGGTGGGAAATGCATGTTGGCATATCTACTTGGGATTATGCAGGTAGCCAAAACGCACAAAACGTAGAATCGAAAGCCCTTATTCCTTCAGGAAAACATGGCGCCACAACAGCTAATACAAAACGCTACATCGATTTTGCTGCAAAACACGGTTTTGATGGGGTTTTAGTTGAAGGTTGGAATGTTGGATGGGAAGATTGGTTTGGGAACTGGAAAGAAGACGTTTTCGATTTTATAACACCTTATCCAGATTTCGATATGGAAGAAGTTTCAAATTATGCACAATCCAAAGGTGTGAAAATGATTATGCATCATGAAACGTCTGGATCTGTTGCTAATTATGAAAGGCATTTAGATAGAGCCATGAATTTAATGAAACAATATCATTATCCTGCTGTAAAATCGGGTTATGTAGGTAGAATTATCCCTAGAGGTGAATTTCATGATGGACAAATGATGGTGAATCATTTCAATTTTGTAGCGCAGCGAATGGCCGATAATAAATTGCTGTTAAATTCACATGAATCTTCAAGGCCAACCGGTTACCATAGAACCTATCCAAATTATGTAGCTTCTGAAGCTGCACGAGGTAACGAATTTAATGCATGGAGTTCAGGTAATCCACCGGCACATGAAACCATATTACCCTTTACACGATTATTAGGTGGCCCCATGGATTATACACCAGGTATATTTGAAATACAGAGGAGTGCCTATGATTCCAAAAAAACGGAACAGGTTCATAGCACTTTGGCTAAACAATTGGCACTGTATGTTACTATGTATTCACCACTGCAAATGGCAGCCGATTTACCACAGAATTACGAACAACATTTAGATGCTTTTCAGTTTATAAAAGACGTTCCTCTAGATTGGCAAGCCTCCATTTACCTAGAGGCTGAGCCTGGTGATTTTTTAACTGTTGTAAGAAAGGATAAGAAGTCTGAAAATTGGTTTTTAGGAGCTATAACCGATGAGAATTCTAGAAAAACAGATATCAAACTAGACTTTTTAACGCCTAATAAAAAGTATATAGCAACCATTTATCAAGATGGAAAAGATGCCCATTGGAAACATAATCCTAAAAGTTATGCTATAAATTCGGTAACAGTGACTAGTAAATCTAAACTCAAAATTAACTTAGCAGCAGGTGGGGGCACTGCGGTTAGTTTTGAACTAAAGAAGTAA
- a CDS encoding fibronectin type III-like domain-contianing protein → MDGYEITQLYIHDKVASITRPVKELKGFQKIFLKKGESKTVTFTISAEDLKFYNNEMQYNVEPGDFEIAIETSSDFKFNKIFTLID, encoded by the coding sequence ATGGATGGTTATGAAATTACACAATTATACATCCATGATAAAGTGGCAAGCATTACGAGACCCGTTAAAGAACTTAAAGGCTTTCAAAAGATCTTTTTGAAAAAAGGTGAAAGTAAAACGGTAACATTTACCATTTCAGCAGAAGATTTAAAATTTTATAATAATGAAATGCAGTACAACGTTGAGCCAGGCGATTTTGAAATTGCCATTGAAACAAGTTCCGATTTTAAGTTCAACAAGATTTTTACATTAATTGATTAA
- a CDS encoding glycoside hydrolase family 2 TIM barrel-domain containing protein, whose protein sequence is MKSTIFFKTKYITIAALCIVYSLKNFSQQTIINSGWQFSENQTTWETVNLPHTWNLLDAFDDKPGYRQGFGYYKKQVFIPSEEKNNIHYLKFNAVNQEAIVFVNGQKIGNHKGGYTAFNFDISAFVNYDAYNLIEVTVDNSYNENIPPLDADFTFYGGIYRDVELISLPKQHFSLDDFASDGFYINYYNISEEKAGVELTSILNNKASINLKTKLRLDLFDAEGNVAKTRTETLKLPAETSNEFKIKLPEVYSPKLWSPETPYLYQLKLVLMDENEHILDSKSVNIGFRWASIDAEKGFFLNGKPIKLIGVNRHQDYEGYGNAVPLELQKKDIQLIKEMGANLLRNAHYPQSRELYEMCDKLGILVWTEIPVVNKVTDSEAFFDICINMQKEHIKQYYNYPSVVMFGYMNEIFLRLAFDNKSTLEEKNQLKKASLKLANHLENLTRKLAPNHITVMACHLNDVYNETGIADIPMLLGWNLYFGWYDKDIPDLGDFLDDQHKRYPKRSLLLSEYGPGADVRVYTRTPKKFDFSTEYQAKLHQSYFQQIIERPFMTGMTAWNFADFGSEFRGDAIPHVNQKGLVNYDRTPKEIYYWYKSVLDKNRPFLHIATHYLSGLTLFGNETYPIQIYSNQKTASVFLNDKKFEDIIFNEGFETINMLFVNGINQIKVISEGVSDTKNVEVLRIDALDFNNFNRLGINMGSHFYFTDETKGITFVPDQPYIKGWYGYANGEPFGMSKDKNQGIPHDIKNSTSEPLFQTMLEGCTSYKIDVPKGKYKVSLYFVEPQIKPIDNIYNLSKTSTETDVKNQRIFDVYLNDKLIQKQFNMAKEYHEKYGITITNNINVNRNEGLTISLQPIEGRPVISGVLIEKLD, encoded by the coding sequence TTGAAATCAACTATTTTTTTTAAAACGAAATATATTACAATTGCTGCGTTATGTATTGTTTATTCACTTAAAAATTTCTCACAACAAACCATCATCAATTCGGGGTGGCAATTCTCAGAAAATCAAACCACTTGGGAAACTGTAAACCTACCACACACTTGGAATCTTCTAGATGCATTTGATGATAAACCAGGTTACAGACAAGGATTTGGATATTATAAAAAACAAGTGTTTATTCCTTCAGAAGAAAAAAACAATATTCACTATTTAAAATTTAATGCTGTAAACCAAGAAGCAATCGTATTTGTAAATGGACAAAAAATCGGGAATCACAAAGGTGGCTATACGGCTTTTAATTTTGATATTTCAGCATTTGTAAATTATGATGCTTATAATTTAATAGAAGTAACTGTTGATAATTCTTATAACGAAAACATACCGCCTTTAGATGCAGATTTCACCTTTTATGGGGGTATTTATAGAGATGTAGAATTAATTTCACTACCTAAACAACACTTTAGTTTAGATGATTTTGCTTCCGATGGATTTTATATAAATTACTATAACATTTCGGAAGAAAAAGCAGGTGTTGAGCTAACGAGTATTTTAAACAATAAGGCTTCAATTAATTTAAAAACGAAATTGCGTTTAGATTTATTTGATGCTGAAGGTAACGTGGCGAAAACTAGAACTGAAACGTTAAAACTTCCAGCTGAAACTTCCAACGAATTTAAAATTAAGTTGCCAGAAGTTTACAGTCCTAAATTATGGTCGCCAGAAACCCCCTATTTATACCAATTAAAATTGGTTTTGATGGATGAAAATGAGCATATTTTAGATTCAAAATCTGTAAATATAGGTTTTCGTTGGGCAAGTATAGATGCTGAAAAAGGTTTCTTTTTAAATGGAAAACCCATCAAACTAATTGGAGTAAATAGGCATCAAGATTATGAAGGTTATGGTAATGCCGTTCCTTTAGAACTTCAAAAAAAAGATATTCAGCTTATCAAAGAAATGGGAGCAAACCTGCTTAGAAATGCACATTATCCACAATCTCGTGAGTTGTATGAAATGTGTGATAAGCTGGGTATTTTAGTTTGGACAGAAATTCCAGTGGTTAATAAAGTAACCGATTCTGAAGCGTTTTTTGATATTTGTATAAATATGCAAAAGGAACATATAAAACAATATTACAATTACCCTTCTGTGGTGATGTTTGGTTATATGAATGAAATTTTTTTAAGGTTGGCTTTTGATAATAAATCCACTTTAGAAGAAAAAAACCAATTAAAAAAAGCATCCCTAAAGCTTGCCAATCACTTGGAAAATTTAACTAGAAAACTGGCGCCTAACCATATTACTGTTATGGCTTGTCATTTAAATGACGTATATAATGAAACAGGAATTGCCGATATTCCTATGCTTTTGGGATGGAACTTGTATTTTGGATGGTACGATAAAGACATTCCAGATTTAGGAGATTTCTTAGATGACCAACATAAACGGTATCCAAAGCGTTCCTTGTTACTTTCAGAATATGGTCCTGGAGCAGACGTGAGAGTTTATACAAGAACCCCAAAAAAGTTTGATTTTTCAACCGAGTATCAAGCAAAATTGCACCAATCATACTTTCAACAAATTATCGAACGCCCTTTTATGACTGGTATGACCGCTTGGAATTTTGCCGATTTTGGTTCAGAATTTCGTGGTGACGCTATTCCGCATGTGAACCAAAAAGGTTTAGTAAATTATGATAGAACTCCAAAAGAGATTTACTATTGGTACAAATCGGTTTTAGACAAAAACCGTCCCTTTTTGCATATTGCAACACATTATTTGTCTGGATTAACTTTGTTTGGTAATGAAACGTATCCTATCCAAATCTATTCTAATCAAAAAACGGCTTCAGTATTTTTAAATGATAAAAAATTTGAAGATATCATTTTTAATGAAGGTTTTGAAACTATAAACATGCTTTTTGTTAATGGAATTAACCAAATAAAAGTAATTTCAGAAGGTGTTTCTGATACAAAAAATGTAGAGGTTTTAAGAATAGATGCTTTAGATTTTAATAACTTTAATCGTTTAGGAATCAATATGGGCTCTCATTTTTATTTTACGGACGAAACTAAAGGAATTACGTTTGTTCCAGACCAACCTTACATTAAAGGATGGTATGGTTACGCAAATGGCGAACCTTTTGGAATGAGTAAGGACAAAAATCAAGGCATACCGCACGATATTAAAAATTCAACTTCAGAACCTTTATTTCAAACCATGTTAGAAGGGTGTACAAGTTATAAAATTGATGTTCCTAAAGGAAAATATAAAGTGTCATTGTATTTTGTAGAACCACAAATTAAACCCATTGATAATATTTATAATTTATCAAAAACATCTACAGAAACAGATGTGAAAAACCAGCGTATTTTTGATGTTTATTTGAATGATAAATTAATTCAAAAACAGTTCAATATGGCTAAAGAATATCATGAAAAATATGGGATTACAATCACAAATAATATCAATGTTAATAGAAATGAAGGCTTAACAATTTCTTTACAACCCATTGAAGGAAGACCAGTAATTAGTGGCGTTTTAATTGAAAAATTAGATTAG
- a CDS encoding discoidin domain-containing protein has translation MKNLFKYIIISSILLGFSLMDAQQKTYCNPINIDYGYTPFESFSSQGKHRATADPVIVNFKNKYFLFSTNQEGYWWSEDMLHWKFVYRKFLRDDTYTHDLNAPAVFAIKDTLYVYGSTWKSDFPIYKSTNPTVDDWEIAVDTLKVGAWDPAFHYDEDKDKLYLYWGSSNIWPLLGTEINTKTMQSEGYTVPIVKLFPEDHGWERFGEHNDNVFLQPFIEGAWMTKHNNKYYMQYGAPATEFSGYADGVYVSEDPLGSFQYQQHNPFSYKPGGFVRGAGHGATFQDNFNNYWHVSTTVISTKNNFERRLGIWPAGFDADDVMYCNTAYGDYPTLLPEFAKGKDFSKGLFTGWMLLNYQKPVQVSSSLGGYHPNLAVDEDIKTYWSAKTGNKGEWFQTDLGHISTIHAIQINYADQDVAFMGKTLGKFHQYKIYGSNDGKKWQIVVDKSKNKTDVPHDYIEMEKPASFRYLKMENLHMPTGKFALSGFRVFGEGNGSKPAAVENFIVLRSSPKKYGERRSIWFKWQQNTLADGYVIYWGKSADKLYGSMMVYSKNEYYFTGADRADAYYFQIEAFNANGMSERTEIKKSE, from the coding sequence ATGAAAAATTTATTTAAGTATATAATTATTTCATCTATTTTATTAGGTTTTAGCTTGATGGATGCACAACAAAAAACCTATTGTAATCCTATAAATATAGATTATGGTTATACCCCTTTTGAATCATTTTCTAGTCAAGGTAAGCACCGTGCTACTGCCGACCCTGTTATTGTAAATTTCAAAAACAAATACTTCCTTTTTTCTACAAACCAAGAAGGGTATTGGTGGAGCGAAGATATGCTTCACTGGAAATTCGTATATCGAAAATTTTTACGTGACGACACTTATACTCACGATTTAAATGCGCCAGCAGTTTTCGCAATAAAAGACACTTTGTATGTGTATGGTTCTACCTGGAAATCGGATTTTCCTATCTATAAAAGTACCAATCCAACAGTTGATGATTGGGAAATAGCTGTGGATACGCTTAAAGTAGGTGCGTGGGATCCTGCATTTCATTATGATGAAGATAAAGACAAGCTCTATCTGTATTGGGGGTCTAGTAATATTTGGCCACTTTTAGGTACCGAAATCAATACTAAAACTATGCAGTCGGAAGGTTACACAGTTCCCATTGTTAAATTGTTTCCAGAAGATCATGGTTGGGAACGTTTTGGCGAGCATAATGATAATGTATTTTTGCAACCTTTTATAGAAGGCGCATGGATGACTAAACACAATAACAAATACTATATGCAATATGGTGCGCCAGCAACCGAGTTTAGTGGTTATGCCGATGGGGTGTATGTTAGTGAAGACCCATTGGGCAGTTTCCAGTACCAACAGCACAACCCTTTTTCCTACAAACCAGGTGGTTTTGTTAGAGGCGCTGGACATGGTGCCACTTTTCAAGATAATTTTAATAATTATTGGCACGTATCAACCACAGTGATCTCAACAAAAAATAATTTTGAAAGACGTTTGGGTATTTGGCCTGCAGGATTTGATGCCGATGATGTGATGTATTGCAACACGGCTTATGGCGATTATCCCACATTACTCCCCGAATTTGCTAAAGGTAAAGATTTTTCAAAAGGATTATTTACAGGTTGGATGCTTTTAAATTACCAGAAACCTGTACAAGTGTCTTCCAGTTTAGGAGGCTATCATCCCAATTTAGCTGTAGATGAAGATATAAAGACGTATTGGAGTGCCAAAACAGGAAACAAAGGCGAATGGTTTCAAACCGATTTAGGTCATATTTCTACAATACATGCGATTCAAATAAATTATGCCGATCAAGATGTGGCGTTTATGGGGAAAACCTTAGGTAAGTTTCATCAATATAAAATTTATGGTTCTAATGATGGAAAAAAATGGCAAATAGTTGTAGATAAAAGTAAAAACAAAACGGATGTTCCACATGATTATATTGAAATGGAAAAACCAGCGAGCTTCCGTTATTTAAAAATGGAAAACCTTCACATGCCAACAGGAAAGTTTGCACTAAGTGGATTTCGTGTATTTGGAGAAGGTAATGGAAGTAAGCCCGCTGCGGTTGAAAATTTTATTGTATTAAGATCAAGTCCTAAAAAATATGGCGAACGCCGAAGCATATGGTTTAAATGGCAACAAAATACTTTAGCCGATGGATATGTTATTTATTGGGGCAAATCGGCGGACAAACTCTATGGGAGTATGATGGTTTATAGTAAAAATGAATACTATTTTACGGGAGCGGATAGGGCAGATGCTTACTATTTTCAAATTGAAGCATTTAATGCTAACGGTATGAGTGAACGTACTGAAATAAAAAAATCAGAATAA
- the bglX gene encoding beta-glucosidase BglX → MKFSTNINYVFFCLITLLFVACNSNKSSIGSASNPFESKVDSILSLMTIEEKIGQLNLPSSGDITTGQAKSSNIAKKIEEGKVGGLFNIKSVVKIKDVQRIAIEKSRLKIPLLFGMDVIHGYETTFPIPLGLSSSWDMDMIKKTAQMAAQEATADGINWTFSPMVDISRDPRWGRVSEGSGEDVYLGSEIAKAMVQGYQGDDLTKINTMLACVKHFALYGASEAGRDYNTVDMSKIRMYNEYLPPYKAAIDAGVGSVMASFNEVDGIPATGNKWLLTDLLRKDWDFTGFVVTDYTGIEEMIYHGVGNFQKVSAQALTAGVDMDMVSDGFLTTLKKSLEEGKISIDEIDLAVKRILTAKYQLGLFDDPYKYCDENRAKTEIFTDENRAFARQVASESMVLLKNENKLLPLKKSGTIGLIGPLGNTAVNMAGTWSVATKQELSNPLLEGLKTVVGDKANILYAKGSHVDYDLDYEKRGTMFGKEIPRDGRTDKQLMDEALSIASKSDVIIAALGESAEMSGESSSKTNLQLPLVQKDLLNALLKTGKPVVLVLFTGRPLAIVEENKNVPAILNVWFPGSEAGLAISDVLFGDVNPSGKLTATFPMNVGQVPIFYNHKNTGRPLGNKEGKFEKFKSNYLDVRNEPLYPFGYGLSYTTFKYDNLQLNTTKIDNKGSVEVSVDITNSGDFNGKEVVQLYVQDVEGSVTRPVKELKGFQKVEINKGKTVTLKFQLSENDLKFYNSNLDFVAEPGFFKVFVGTDSNASLSAQFELTK, encoded by the coding sequence ATGAAATTTTCAACAAATATTAACTATGTCTTTTTTTGCCTCATAACGCTATTATTTGTAGCATGTAATTCGAATAAATCGAGTATCGGTTCTGCTAGTAATCCTTTTGAAAGTAAGGTAGATTCTATTTTAAGTTTAATGACAATAGAAGAAAAAATTGGACAGCTTAATTTACCATCATCGGGAGATATAACAACAGGTCAAGCAAAAAGTTCCAACATTGCTAAAAAAATTGAAGAAGGCAAAGTTGGAGGACTTTTCAATATAAAATCAGTAGTAAAAATTAAAGATGTTCAAAGAATAGCTATAGAAAAAAGCCGATTAAAAATACCCCTTCTTTTTGGGATGGATGTTATTCATGGTTACGAAACTACGTTTCCAATCCCATTAGGTTTATCAAGTTCTTGGGATATGGACATGATAAAAAAAACAGCTCAAATGGCAGCACAAGAAGCCACTGCGGATGGTATTAACTGGACCTTTTCTCCCATGGTAGATATCTCTAGAGATCCACGTTGGGGACGTGTTTCCGAAGGTTCTGGTGAAGACGTTTATTTAGGAAGTGAAATAGCGAAAGCTATGGTGCAGGGTTATCAAGGAGACGATTTAACAAAAATAAATACGATGCTAGCTTGTGTAAAGCATTTTGCGCTTTATGGAGCATCAGAAGCCGGAAGAGATTATAATACAGTAGATATGAGTAAAATACGTATGTATAACGAGTATCTTCCTCCTTACAAAGCTGCAATTGATGCAGGGGTGGGTTCTGTAATGGCTTCTTTTAATGAAGTGGATGGGATTCCTGCAACAGGAAACAAATGGTTACTTACCGATTTATTGAGAAAAGATTGGGATTTTACTGGTTTTGTAGTAACCGATTATACTGGAATTGAAGAAATGATATATCATGGCGTAGGAAACTTTCAAAAAGTATCGGCTCAAGCTTTAACTGCAGGGGTTGATATGGATATGGTTTCCGATGGATTTCTTACAACATTAAAAAAATCTTTAGAAGAAGGTAAAATTTCTATAGATGAAATTGATCTAGCTGTAAAACGTATTTTAACGGCAAAGTATCAATTGGGTTTATTTGATGATCCATATAAATATTGTGATGAAAATAGAGCCAAAACAGAAATTTTTACTGATGAAAATAGAGCTTTTGCACGTCAAGTAGCATCAGAATCTATGGTATTATTAAAAAATGAAAATAAATTATTGCCATTAAAAAAATCTGGTACTATTGGATTAATTGGTCCGCTAGGCAATACAGCCGTAAATATGGCAGGAACTTGGAGTGTTGCAACAAAACAAGAGTTATCTAATCCATTATTGGAAGGGTTGAAAACTGTTGTTGGAGATAAAGCAAATATTTTATATGCCAAAGGGAGCCATGTAGATTATGATTTGGACTATGAAAAACGAGGTACCATGTTTGGAAAAGAGATCCCTCGCGATGGAAGAACAGATAAACAGTTAATGGATGAAGCTTTATCTATAGCCTCAAAATCGGATGTTATTATTGCAGCTTTAGGAGAATCTGCTGAAATGAGTGGGGAAAGTAGTAGTAAAACAAACCTACAACTACCTTTAGTTCAAAAAGATTTATTAAATGCGTTATTGAAAACTGGAAAACCTGTTGTTTTAGTTTTATTTACAGGAAGACCTTTAGCCATTGTTGAAGAAAATAAAAATGTTCCTGCAATATTGAATGTTTGGTTTCCTGGTAGCGAAGCAGGTTTAGCAATTTCAGATGTGTTGTTTGGTGATGTAAATCCTTCAGGAAAATTAACGGCTACCTTTCCAATGAATGTTGGGCAAGTACCTATTTTCTATAATCATAAAAATACAGGAAGACCTTTAGGTAATAAAGAAGGTAAATTCGAAAAATTTAAATCAAACTATTTAGATGTTCGTAATGAGCCCCTGTACCCATTTGGATATGGTTTAAGTTATACGACTTTTAAATATGATAATTTGCAATTAAATACTACAAAAATAGATAATAAAGGAAGTGTTGAGGTTTCTGTAGATATAACCAATTCGGGAGATTTTAATGGTAAGGAAGTGGTTCAGCTTTATGTACAAGATGTAGAAGGTTCAGTAACCAGGCCTGTAAAAGAACTTAAAGGTTTTCAAAAAGTTGAAATTAATAAAGGAAAAACTGTAACGTTAAAATTTCAGTTAAGTGAAAACGATTTGAAGTTTTACAATTCGAACCTCGATTTTGTTGCAGAACCAGGGTTTTTTAAAGTTTTTGTAGGGACAGATTCCAATGCGAGTTTGTCTGCTCAATTTGAATTAACTAAATAA
- a CDS encoding sulfatase, with protein sequence MKLLIYVVCVAFMLQSCGQKLVQKVKVLKPQLPNIIYIMADDHATQAISAYGHPISELAPTPNIDRIANDGALFKNNFCTNSICGPSRAVVLTGKFSHINGFRMNGDVFDGNQQTFPKLLQETGYHTGTIGKWHIDGIPQGFNYWHILTDQGNYYNPDFIGVNEKTQKIDTTRIEGYATDIITDEAIKYLDNIKNSKQPFMLMLHHKAPHRNWMPALRHLNKYDTVKFPLPNTYFNSHEGSTASKEQLQTIYKDMYEGHDLKMTKEKGSNELAHNPWTTDFDRMTTEQRAIWDKAYQPKNDAFHDAHLSGKALAEWKGQRYLQDYLATIASVDEGVGKILDYLEINGLSENTLVIYTTDQGFYLGEKGWFDKRFMYEESLCMPLVMKYPKGIKKGTVIHALTQNVDFAETFLDYAHVKIPEDMQGKSLRPLLEGKQNAEDFREAVYYHYYDYPAFHMVKKMYGVRTKRYKLIHVYDDIDEWELYDLEKDPQELKNIINDFSYNEIKVKLHYKLDVLQTKYHVTNKEFEKASKEDVDKAFKQFERLRGQTGTSYNPIKDKDKKFFSN encoded by the coding sequence ATGAAGTTATTAATTTATGTCGTTTGTGTTGCGTTTATGCTTCAATCTTGCGGCCAGAAACTAGTCCAAAAAGTTAAAGTTTTAAAGCCACAACTGCCCAATATTATTTATATTATGGCTGATGACCATGCTACACAAGCTATAAGCGCTTATGGACATCCTATAAGTGAATTGGCACCAACTCCAAATATTGATAGAATTGCCAATGATGGGGCATTGTTTAAAAATAATTTTTGCACCAATTCAATTTGTGGTCCCAGTAGAGCTGTAGTTTTAACAGGTAAGTTCAGTCATATCAACGGGTTTAGAATGAACGGAGATGTATTTGATGGCAATCAGCAAACATTTCCAAAACTACTTCAAGAAACAGGATACCATACAGGAACGATTGGTAAATGGCATATAGATGGCATTCCTCAAGGATTTAATTATTGGCATATTTTAACCGATCAAGGCAATTATTACAATCCAGATTTTATTGGTGTCAATGAAAAAACTCAAAAAATTGATACAACGAGAATTGAAGGTTATGCCACTGACATTATTACAGATGAAGCTATAAAATATCTTGATAACATAAAAAATAGCAAACAACCTTTTATGCTTATGCTACACCATAAAGCACCACACAGAAACTGGATGCCTGCATTGAGACATTTAAATAAGTATGATACAGTTAAATTTCCGCTCCCTAACACCTATTTCAATTCTCATGAAGGCTCAACAGCTTCAAAAGAGCAACTACAAACTATTTACAAAGATATGTATGAAGGTCATGATCTTAAAATGACCAAAGAAAAAGGGAGTAATGAATTGGCACATAACCCGTGGACTACAGATTTTGATAGAATGACCACAGAACAACGCGCCATTTGGGATAAAGCGTATCAACCAAAAAATGATGCATTTCATGATGCTCATCTTTCAGGGAAAGCATTAGCAGAATGGAAAGGACAGCGTTATCTGCAAGACTATTTAGCAACTATAGCTTCTGTTGATGAAGGTGTGGGGAAAATTCTTGATTATTTGGAAATTAACGGTTTGTCTGAAAATACCCTTGTTATATATACCACAGATCAAGGGTTTTATTTAGGTGAAAAAGGCTGGTTTGATAAGCGTTTTATGTATGAAGAATCGTTGTGCATGCCACTTGTAATGAAATATCCAAAAGGCATAAAAAAGGGCACGGTTATTCATGCTTTAACCCAAAATGTTGATTTTGCCGAAACATTTTTAGATTATGCCCACGTTAAAATACCTGAGGATATGCAGGGGAAATCGTTAAGACCTTTACTTGAAGGAAAGCAAAATGCTGAAGATTTTAGAGAGGCTGTTTACTATCATTATTATGATTACCCTGCATTTCACATGGTTAAAAAAATGTATGGTGTTAGAACAAAACGTTATAAACTAATTCATGTTTATGATGATATTGATGAGTGGGAACTATACGATTTGGAAAAGGATCCTCAAGAGCTTAAAAATATAATAAACGATTTTTCTTACAACGAAATTAAAGTGAAACTTCATTATAAGTTAGATGTTTTACAAACTAAGTATCATGTAACAAACAAAGAATTTGAAAAAGCATCTAAAGAAGATGTTGATAAAGCCTTTAAGCAATTTGAAAGGTTACGTGGGCAAACAGGAACTTCATATAATCCCATAAAAGATAAAGACAAGAAATTTTTTTCAAACTAA